Genomic window (Diabrotica undecimpunctata isolate CICGRU chromosome 6, icDiaUnde3, whole genome shotgun sequence):
AAAGATTTACATTTCTAACACAAAACcaagaaataataaagtaaaaaaataatatcaacaggAATCTCAATAATTCATTTTTGACATTGGAGGCAACGACTATTCTGGACCAATTAAATTTAACTCCTCACATTATCCAGAGTTACATATATTTGAGAATATCTATCCCAGATAAACTGCTGGTGCTTCCCAAAATTGGGATCACAGAAACTCAAACCATTCAGGATAGATCACAGCTACTTAGACAAACTCCATAAACCCGCTAGGGAAGAAGAGATAATTAACCCAAAATCGTGTAACCATAGACATAACCATTTTTGGACAACTCCTGTATATATCTTTACTAAGATTATCTGGCTTATATACGTTACAGGTACAAAATTCCAAACTTACAAAATCCAATTCCTTGTCTGGGGAAAAAATTGCAAGACAGTTGCTGCCTATCCTCAAAGCGACACTACTAGCTGCAGCTTCGAATTGAAAACGATAGGTTTCCCATGCTGCTTAGCCAtcgatgttttaaaatttttctggCTGTAATTGTACCTGGCTTAATGATGAAAGATGATAAAGCGGTTTGTTCAAATTTGAAGTTAGTTACTGAAACAATATTAGACAAAGAAACATTGTCTTTGTAAATCGTTTTATTGTTggtcaatttaattttttaaattttttatatatcattttgttgttttttcataatttatctATTCTAGTAAAGAATAGTTAATATATAATATTCTCTTAGTCAAATTAATATCAGTAATTTGACTTATTTCCAACTTCAAATTTTCGTGAATTCGGCATAAACGACTCATGATTGCTACCTCTACTTGTTTACGCCTCTTTTCctcttcttgtctacgcttcttctttaaatatttatcttGTCTACGCCTCACCTTTAGATATTTATCTCGTCTACGGTTTCCCCACAGTTCTTCCTCTTTTGGTCTACGCTTCTCATTTTCCTCTTTCTCTTCTTGTCTACGTTTCTTTTCTCCTCTTTTCTAAGTTTTTCTTCTTTCCTACGATTTTCCTATTTATCTTtccatttttaaaaaccatgagGGGGGTCCGGACGCGGACGTGTTCATTTCTTTATCAAAATCAGTATAATGTTGTATTTACCATTaacaattattaaatatttcttggtCGCACCGCTATCACCAAGGttacacttttttaaaattaatttaatttaacaccAACATTATTAAAGTACTTGTTTACAATACGTTAATGACATCTATAAACTTCAAAAACTCAAATACCTACTACTGTCCTCCAAACTATTAACAACATCTTTTAATATACACTTTCTGAAGTTTCAAACTTCATTAGACTTTTCATAATTTTTCGATGATATCTTGAAtattctataattttattactttttctttttcgtcAAGGGACTTCTTCTATATGGGATTACCTAACAGAAATTTCGTAACAATATCATAAGTGCAGTTGAATCATCAGCTATTCGTAACGAAATGGAAATCACTCACAAATCAACAGTTTTATAATCTGTAAAAGTGGGCCCGTAGTGTAAGTGCAATATTTACCCTCTGGGTAAGTGTATGCAAATCTATATTTGACAAAATTTCATCAAAACACTACAGAACAATAAATCCACAGCcgattaaaaacaaaataaatacaacAGTTGACAGTCGTTACCAATGTTCTCAAGGGAACCCAAGTATATATACCGTCATGCTACCATGTTTTAAGGATTTATTCAAAAACGGATttccattttttataatatatatatatatatatatatatatatatatatatattcagggatactacagtattcactgccttccctcgctcaaccgttttcatctctctctctgttgttccattctccatcgtttaggcctctcttactcatggcgtcgtctacttcgttcctccaggatgtTCGGGGTCGTCCtattttcctccttcctatggggctccattcagttattctctttatccatctgctgtaactagttctttttacatgtccataccactttagtctttcttgttctatgtatgttattatgtctgtttctattgatgttctttgctttatttcgtcttACATTATGTTTTCTTATATAAtcgtttattaaaaaatgtatcaaacatttaagattttttaatagtAATACTTGAGGGTACCCTAATCTACATATTAGCAAAACAGTGTTTGTACGAGCAAAAGACTACGTCTTTTTAATGGATTTCCATAATATATCCAAgtatatttacaaatattttcaGACGAACTCTTATGCAAATTGCGTAGTTAATTCGGTTTGTTTAAAATCGAACCCTAAGTAAACGCCATGACACTCAAtgtaaactcggttcgctattcacagtccgaactgtctagtgaatttagtaatttttttttgcgaagttagttactttttgacagcctaaaagtggctggaaattactatacaaccaagcacacgtactcatagtcaatattaatagtaaactaactaaatagtaaataaaatagaactttgcgaattaccgataataaatatttatttatctgcaccatataataaatattaatgttaaattataacaactaaaatatattttttaaatatatactacccaaaatttgatgtgtttagtatacacttccactatttagaataattcttctttttttaaacaaagtagtatgcaatagtaggatactttagctattaatactgagaagtaggaattgttgtgttgtaggtttccgacaatgaatctgtcaaaatatgcccgaccTAAGCGGATGGGGTTTAGTATATTCTATACTTATATCCTAGAATTAGCGGAAATATTATTTGATTAAACTGAAAGACATGTCATCTGACAGTGTCAAAATCATGTATTTATATAGAAgtatcttttatatatattttacaatatcacTTTGCTCTTTTGAAGACCCAATGAACTACCTTTCAATAAGAAAAAACAGAGAATGGTTCAAAAATGTCACCCAAGGGGGAACGTTAAGGAACCGATATTGTTCTGTTTGTTGTATAGACACAAGTAAAGAATATCTAACGAAAATTTGTGGAAAACATACCATGTGTTTATATCCAAAGGAGACGTATGGTTCTGGCTGTAAAGGTGTGCTAGATATTCCTTTTGCTCAGGAAGAAATAGACGCCATAGTTGATGCTCATAATACAGTAAGCTTGCTTTAGAATAGTTTTAAACGACACTTAGCAGATGTATTTTACTGGAAGTCAACAATATTAtatacatcattgatataaaatgggTATTTTTTATACAAGCGGTGGACCATATGATAAGcaacatttcttttaattttttattttaacatggATAAATATATTCCTGATTTCGGAAATTTTTAAGTACTCGGATGGTCGTTTTCTAAACACACATTTTTATGTCGTTTTTAACAGCAAATTGTCAGTTAATTTTGATGAGCAATCACGAGATATTTTTACTATTCTACTTTGCTCAACTTTATCAATATGTTtattccattctttattttttacccATGTTCTAATCGAATCTACTTTGCGCTGCTTACTACTGCTTTCACTTCTTTCCTATCACATAAAGTTTTGCCCTATATTCTtctaaatatttacattttttttgtttttattactcGTTTTATTCTACTTGTATCAGGCTTTGTCTCTGCAGCGGACGTGATAATGTGGAGTATTTTTGTCTTAAATTTTAGTTAGGTTTTAATGTCTATATCATGATGATTATTTCTCCACTTTTAAATAGCTTCTTGCTTTATCGACTTTTGCAGCTTGGCGTCTTGTGTTATTTTATCTATCGCTGTAGCTAGATATCtttattattcattattttttacaTAGCATTATAATAAACTTTCAATTTATATCGTATCGGTTTTTTAGAAGTAGACATATTTGCTTTTTTCAGTTGCTATTACACTATTCAAACTTTTCCAAATTTTATATCCTTTTTCTTTGCAAACTTCAAATATTAGATCATCCATAACGATAATAAATAGTAATGGGCTTTTTAAATCACCTGATCTAATACGACTGCACGGGGTTTGTAAATTGTTTGTTTAGTTATACAAAATCGGAGATTAATCTTGTATTTTAAACTGCtaagttaaaattattttctggtcCGCGCTTAAAATCATTTTGATGTATTTTACCAActtttatataacattttatcCAAAAATCTGTAACGAAATACCCTGTATTTTAAATTTCTAGTAGAAATTTACCGTATTATACTTTTCGTTACTCTACTCAGTAAACAATAGTAAAACTAATTTATGTTAACAGATAAGGAATAGAGTAGCCCTTGGTCTAGAATACAGAGGAAATCCAGGTCCACAACCGCAAGCCTCCAACATGCGAGAAATAGAATGGAATAGTGAACTCGCTAACACAGCCCAACGATGGGCTTCCCAGTGTATTTATGCACACGATATCTGTAGAGATAGTGACAAATACCCTGTAGGGCAAAATATTGCCAGAGGAACCTTTGCAACGAACTACGATATTTCGTTCATTGCTGGTTGGTACAAAAATATACAATGGATAAATGCCAGTGATGTCTTGAATTACCAAAATACGTAAGTATttttacaatataatatatatatatatatatatatatatatatatatatatatatatatatatatatatcatcatcatcatcatgtgcagctttatcaaccgtttccaattacggtgcagcataataattgcatatatatatatatatatatatatatatatatatatatatatatatatacagttttggtgggttgga
Coding sequences:
- the LOC140442698 gene encoding venom allergen 5 2-like isoform X2, with the translated sequence MYLYRSIFYIYFTISLCSFEDPMNYLSIRKNREWFKNVTQGGTLRNRYCSVCCIDTSKEYLTKICGKHTMCLYPKETYGSGCKGVLDIPFAQEEIDAIVDAHNTIRNRVALGLEYRGNPGPQPQASNMREIEWNSELANTAQRWASQCIYAHDICRDSDKYPVGQNIARGTFATNYDISFIAGWYKNIQWINASDVLNYQNTSLGAYQSYTQLIWADTYEIGCARIVFENGYESNVSYHEHFICNYGPTGNIRGQPIYKIGTPCLSCPEGTGCSITYSGLCQNEFSYEIEDRPFNFIKNENRKNISYIKAEFRNCSSKYHTYITFSFIFLICCRFV
- the LOC140442698 gene encoding venom allergen 5 2-like isoform X1 — encoded protein: MYLYRSIFYIYFTISLCSFEDPMNYLSIRKNREWFKNVTQGGTLRNRYCSVCCIDTSKEYLTKICGKHTMCLYPKETYGSGCKGVLDIPFAQEEIDAIVDAHNTIRNRVALGLEYRGNPGPQPQASNMREIEWNSELANTAQRWASQCIYAHDICRDSDKYPVGQNIARGTFATNYDISFIAGWYKNIQWINASDVLNYQNTLKYPLRQCTQVLWAETYEIGCARILFQHVNGAKTSYRQHFLCNYGPTGNIPGKPIYKIGKPCTRCPTYLGCGTEYLGLCSINKNTTYINDDRKDIDCTDKKKKCTKTEYVKYEVKNGTKNLTTMEIDLFIILFYIYCVTC